The region TTTGTTAGGAGGAGGAAATACTGTAAGTTCTGTGCTGAGAAGATAGAGAGGATTGACTATAAAAACGTTGAGCTTCTCAAGTCCTTCATCTCCGAGAGGGGTAGGATAATCCCCAGGAGGATTTCCGGCGTCTGCTCCAAGCACCAGAGGCAGCTTGCAAGGGCCGTAAAGAGGGCAAGGCACCTTGCTCTCCTTCCATTTGTTAAGATGGACTAAGGAGATGGCAGGGGAGAGAAGGCCTTTTTTCGTTTACCTGCTTGTTCTTTCCGGAGCCGGAGTGCTTTATCAGAGCCCGGCCCTGGCACCTACAGGGCTGGGGCTTTCTCTTTTCGTTCCGGCCCTTTTCAACCTGGCCTTAAGGGGCGTTTCAC is a window of Thermovibrio ammonificans HB-1 DNA encoding:
- the rpsR gene encoding 30S ribosomal protein S18 encodes the protein MSNGLPQRRFVRRRKYCKFCAEKIERIDYKNVELLKSFISERGRIIPRRISGVCSKHQRQLARAVKRARHLALLPFVKMD